In the Glycine max cultivar Williams 82 chromosome 19, Glycine_max_v4.0, whole genome shotgun sequence genome, TTAATGGCCATAATGAAAAGTCAAAATTGCattcaaagataaaaaagaagaaatagaatTGAGAGGAATGAAAGGTGCATGATACTAATAACTTTCCTATATAACACACTACAATCTAATGATAAATCATCATAGGTATGaattttaaggtaattattatataaaaaaatcaaccaacttttttcttcttttaataacagaaagaaagagaaaataaatttaaatttaaattttactattcttacattaattatgaaaaaaaaagagtgatggAAGTAGTGTTAAAAAAGTGTTGAAGTAAATATGCAAGCATTGAGATCTTTATATAACATAACTTTTCttacttttattgatttttttttctataaatatctACTCGTGCTTCGTTATACTACTCACACCACTGAGTTCACCTACAAGCTAGGAACTCTAACATCCTCTTACTCTTTTTCCATCAAGTCACCAAGATAATGGCAAGCATTTCTAGCATTCCATCACACATAAAAACTTGGGTTTATTCTGAATATGGGAACACAGAAGAGATTCTAAAATTTGATCCCAACGTACCTATACCAGACATCAAGGAAGACCAGGTGCTCATCAAGGTTGTGGCTACAGCTCTTAATCCTGTGGATTATAAGAGGGCTCTTGGCTATTTCAAGAACACTGACTCTCCCTTACCTGTAAgatcatgattttaaatttatatttgcgTGGATTATTAATTAGTATAGTTTCCATTTTGTATACCAccttatataattcttttttgtttaaatatatttttagtttttataatttatatttttttgttttttgttattgtaaaattatttttttgtttttgtttttataaattatgtttgttttatttttctttcctaaattattttagataatgttttgaatagtaaaaaaatattataacaataaaaaataaaataaacataatttgtaagaatcaaaaataaaaaataatttgtaagtaaaaaaataaaaaataaataaattataaggattaaaattgtatttaagccatttttttttatcattgcattgtttaatttgtgtttggtttttgaaattaAGAGTGTTCCGGGGTACGATGTTGCTGGTGTGGTGGTAAGAGTGGGAAGTAAAGTGAGGAAATTCAAGGTTGGGGATGAGGTTTATGGTGATATCAATGAGTATGCTGTGAATAATCCAAAGACCATTGGGACTTTGGCAGAGTACACTGCTACTGAAGAGAAATTGTTGGCTCACAAACCCTCCAATTTGAGCTTTATTGAAGCTGCTAGCCTTCCTTTAGCTATCATCACTGCTTATCAAGGACTTGAAAGAGTTGATTTTTCTGCTGGAAAATCTATACTTGTTCTAGGAGGTGCTGGTGGAGTTGGATCCCTTGTTATTCAGGTTTGATATCTTCCATCTCCATTGGTTAATTTGACAATAAGTTTCAATTAAACAGTGTCTTACTGAAATATTGAGCCATTAATTTCACTTTTTCagtattttagttatttattttattcttcttctctaATCATATGATTTAGGAGCAATGATATTTAGATATCTCTCTAAATTTCAGACACCTCATAtcatatcatttatcatttatttatattttctctttcctctctatctctcttagcataattatataattaataatgaattgTTGGGTATTTGATTGATATGATGTAGCTCGCCAAGCACGTTTTTGGCGCATCCAAGGTTGCAGCTACTGCTAGTTCCGCAAAACTGGATTTATTAAGGAACTTGGGAGCAGACTTTCCTATTGATTACACAAAGGAGAATTTTGAAGAGCTTGCAGAGAAGTTTGATGTAGTGTACGATACAATAGGTCAGATGTTGAAATTGaacttaaattatttgtttcacATGAAGTCAGTTTGGTCATGACTAATACAATATTAACATATGAGATGTGGTATGAGTACAACAATTGGTACAGAACTATTAGTTTTTATACCTATCTTACTTATTTATgacatgtaataaataatgtacaCCAGAGATATTAACACAAAAGAATGTTGTTATACAATTAATTTAAAGTGCATTAACATgtaacatacaacttattacTTTTGTTATCTTATTATTGATTACCATGTGTAATAAGAttgttgataataataaattactttaagaattgttatctattttttttattagtggatagtataaaagtattttcatgtgtatcaatattattattgaaaatgaagACATGGTTGATTCCAAAAACAGGGCAGAGTGACAAGGCATTGAAGGCTATCAAAGAAGGGGGGAAAGTTGTGACAATAGCACCACCAGCAACTCCACCTGCTATCCCATTCTTTCTCACTTCAGATGGTGCTGTGTTGGAGAAGTTACAACCTCACTTAGAAAGTGGGAAGGTGAAGCCAGTATTGGATCCTAAGAGTCCCTTTCCATTTTCTCAGATTGTGGAAGCATATTCATACTTGAAGACAAATAGAGCCATTGGGAAAGTAGTCATACATCCCATCCCTTGAACATATATAACTATGCAAATATACTATCAAGTCCTGCTGTGCATTCTGACCTTAATTTGTGTTAATAAGGTTAATATTTATATGATTGATAAGGAGAGAGCACAAATGtttctaatataattatgtCAATATTGCAGTCATATGTAAATTGGTAATAACTAATAAAGCTCTTATTATATGTATAaatgtaatattaaaaaaacaaaagtatagatgtatttattatttgttacaCTTTCATATTTAACTAAGTTCGgatttggttaaaataaataatacgtTAAGGTTGAGGAGGGACATGATATGATTCTATTTGAGCTTACAGTTTAGTAATCTTATGGCTTCTTCGAGAATTGCACTATCGTTTTGGTATTGAAACGTCAGAGATTGCGTCATTGTACATATGCTTCGATCAGCATCTATTAGTTAATATATCTTTCTTCAAAGTTTGACTTTGAAAGGCTTATGTATATTAAGGTTTGGtgtaatttatgtttaaatcaCAACTCtgaattttttcaactttagctctatttataattttcaacttttttcaaaaattaaatccaaCATTGTACATATTAAGGTTTggtgtaatttatttttgaaccaTAACTCGGAATTTTTTtaggaaagaaataaatatattaaactttatactttaaaactttaaaaattgtattatcatacttatacttttatatatatatatatatatatatatatatatatatatatatatatatatatatatatcatttataatttttttataactatgaTATTAGTATGTAATATTCATTAGTTTCTTAAGAGCTTGATTAAGAAATCGAGTTCGTAGTATTGCTCAAATAATCGAAATATTgatattatcatttataaattataattttaatttaataaaattagacatttaaatattttaaaaaatccccTTTAATAGATTTTTGAATTTATCCCTTTTTGTGGTTTAACTTTAAGATTGTGggaaaatgataattaataatgtttttgatgTTTTAGAAACTCAATTGAGAATTTACACGAttaaaaactcaattaaaaattattaatttagaaacttatttaaatatagAAGTTTAACCTTATTTAAATTGTCCATCCTCGGACTAAACTGATATTTGATTGAATAAATCAATTCCATGAGTTTAGACATGACAAGAAAACCCGTATCCGTGGGTACCCGTCCGAATCCGTCCCGATTTTGACAGGTAATATCTGAGTTGACCGGGTATGGGTTCGGGTTCGGGTTTTCCCCGATAATCAAAAGTCGAGTACGGGTGCGGGTATGGGATTACTAGACCCGTCCCGACCCAGAACCAGAACCCGCCCCGCcacttaaaatttttagaattttttcataatttaatcaaaaggcatataatttttattattagttaattttattttagaatttttacataatttaatattattttcttaactatttataTAGATACACgcgttataataaatttatcgatatataagtagttaaaaataaatgtttaacaatcaatttatttttcttctaaaatcaaatttttaatattttttttttaaaaaaaaatatttttctaaatggtGTGTGGAATGAGGTTGAGAATACCCGATACCCGACGGGTACGGAGATGGGACAATAAACTCAAACCCGTCGGATATCAGATACGGATATGGGGATATGTTGAGGAGTCGAGGTAAGGGATTGGGGAGACAATACCCATACCCGATCCGTCTCATTGCCATGGCTACATGAGAgttgatatataaatacatatttCATCAAGAAAATTCTAtcaaaactatattattttaaactttaatgTTGAGTCGTTTATCGCCGCCATACGTTTTCACGTCATACATGATGTGTTTTCTTGATGATGTGCCTTTTTTTcattcaacttttaatttttgtttttcaagatTGACTGAATTATTATCCTCGTATACTCCATCAACGAGGGATCTTGGtcgattttagtttttataataattttaattactcgTATTtaggttttaagtttttaaatgtTGAAAGTCTCTTATAATAAtgtgatgttttatttttaattttttgcataAATATTTAGTCCTGCTTCATTATAAATACCACATATACCCACACCACAGAGTTCAACTACAAGGTAGGAACTCTTTTTCCTTCAAGTCACTAAGATAATGGCAAGCATTTATAACATTCCATCACACATAAAAGCTTGGGTCTATTATGAATATGGAAACATAGAAGAGATTCTCAAATTTGAATCTAACATACCCATACCAGACATCAAGGAAGACCAAGTGCTCATCAAGGTTGTGGCTGCGGCGCTTAATCCTGCAGATTATATGAGGGCTCTTGGGTTTTTCAAGGACACTGATGCACCCTTACCTGTaagaatatgattttgttattattattattatatttattgtgagtctatatatataagaagaattttccattttgtttcatctaattaatatagttttaataattttcaaattttgctttgtttaaTGCTTAGTTTGGTGTTGGAAATTAAGATTGTTCCAGGGTTTGATGCTGCTGGTGTGGTGGTGAGAGTGGGAAGTAAAGTGAGCAAATTCAAGGTTGGAGATGAAGTTTATGGTGATATCATTGAGTATGCTTGGAATAATCCAAAGACCATTGGGACTTTGGCAGAATATACTGCTACTGAGGAGAAAGTGTTGGCTCACAAACCCTCCAATTTAAGCTTTATTGAAGCAGCTAGCCTTCCTGCAGCCATCATCACTGCTTATCAaggatttgataaaattgagttttcTGCTGGCAAATCTATACTTGTTCTAGGAGGTGCTGGTGGAGTTGGATCCCTTGTTATTCAGGTTTGATATCTTCCATTGCCATTAGTTAACTTGTCAAGAAGCTTAAATTATTAAGTAGATCGAGTCTAATAGATGAAATAGTTCAACCATTTCACTCCTTCCACtggattaattgattatttatgatctatttagataaatttctctataagcaattgtaataaaaagaatagaaaaacaataaaattaatttatgtataattaagttaaaagatattttttagaaaagtttttacgagataatttttataaattaacttatgtatgagttaattaatattaatttatgacaaaatctctttttattttaaattttataaattaacttatacataaattaatattattttatagcaAAACtcgtttcattttgtttttctgttatAATTACTTACGGAGAAGTTTACGTGGATATGaccttattcttcttttttttcaaatcatatGATTTAATCCTCTAAGAAACTAATTTCACGTACCAGTTTTGTTTACACAATGTTTGTAGCATAATTATatacaatatttataaaatattaaattatttgatgtGTGTATTTGTTTGATATGATGTAGCTCGCCAAGCACGTTTTTGGCGCATCTAAGGTTGCAGCCACTGCTAGTACTCCGAAACAGGATTTGTTGAGGAGCTTAGGAGCAGACTTGGCTATTGATTATACAAAGGAGAATTTTGAAGAACTGGTAGAAAAGTTTGATGTAGTGTATGATACAGTAGGTCAGTACTTGATCTTGATCATAAATTTTTGGCTTTACATGAAGTTGGTTGCTCTTTTGAACACAAACCTTTTGATTGCttaaaatttattgagaatAATAACATTGAGTCTTACATTATAGCTAATGTTTCTCTTTtagttttataacttttaattaattttaagtcgTAAGTATTTAAATGAGTGGGTCAAAGAGTATGTTATTAGCACTTTTCAATTGTTATTACTGAAAATTAAGACATGGTCAATTCCAAAAAACA is a window encoding:
- the LOC100792857 gene encoding 2-methylene-furan-3-one reductase — protein: MASIYNIPSHIKAWVYYEYGNIEEILKFESNIPIPDIKEDQVLIKVVAAALNPADYMRALGFFKDTDAPLPIVPGFDAAGVVVRVGSKVSKFKVGDEVYGDIIEYAWNNPKTIGTLAEYTATEEKVLAHKPSNLSFIEAASLPAAIITAYQGFDKIEFSAGKSILVLGGAGGVGSLVIQLAKHVFGASKVAATASTPKQDLLRSLGADLAIDYTKENFEELVEKFDVVYDTVGESNKALKAVKEGGKVVTIVPPATPPAITFSAVSDGAVLEKLQPYLESGKVKPVLDPKGPFPFSQTVEAFAYLKTNRAIGKVVLHPIP
- the LOC100791274 gene encoding 2-methylene-furan-3-one reductase, with translation MASISSIPSHIKTWVYSEYGNTEEILKFDPNVPIPDIKEDQVLIKVVATALNPVDYKRALGYFKNTDSPLPSVPGYDVAGVVVRVGSKVRKFKVGDEVYGDINEYAVNNPKTIGTLAEYTATEEKLLAHKPSNLSFIEAASLPLAIITAYQGLERVDFSAGKSILVLGGAGGVGSLVIQLAKHVFGASKVAATASSAKLDLLRNLGADFPIDYTKENFEELAEKFDVVYDTIGQSDKALKAIKEGGKVVTIAPPATPPAIPFFLTSDGAVLEKLQPHLESGKVKPVLDPKSPFPFSQIVEAYSYLKTNRAIGKVVIHPIP